The nucleotide sequence GTTGCCTGTTGCCTGTTGCCTCTTGTTTGTTCCCTCTCTCCGTTTTACGTTTAATGGCAGTGCGGAACTCGTTCCGCACCCCAGCCCACCTACTTAGTTGATTGGCTTTTAGGCTCAGAAAAGTAAATTTTTTTTAAGGTAAGAACTCTAATCTAATAGAGCATTTATAATTAGATGAAAAATTCTGACGAATTTAAAACTCACAAGATAATCAAAAAAGACTTGTTAGCCTAATTAACATCTTAATAAAGGAGTAAATTTATGATCAATATCAAGCATTTAATGACAACAACTTCGGGAGCGGTTTTAATTAGCACATTATTGGTTCCTAACCCATCTTTAGCGGTTAATATCAAGACTTGGAACTTAAAGTTTTTTGATGGAACTAATAAGCTAGTTGGAACAGGGGAATTTAGTTATAATCAAGATCAGAGATATTTTATCCAAACAAATATTTACTCGGAAGAGTGGTACTATGAAAACGGGTATTATGATCAACAAACAGGGGAAATACTACCCCCTCCACCTAAAGGTTTTAAAGTCAAGACCCTTCTAACAAATTTTGAGGCCACTATTAAATTGCGACCCTTGTTCTTTGATCCTCAAGGAGGAACTGATGTAGATTTCGTTGTAGACTCCTGGGGTTTAGACAATTTAGGGGTTCGCTGGTGGAAAGATCCCTCTGTTCCAGTATCGATGGGGAACCAGTATTATGATGATTATGATTATTATGACGAGGAGTATGTGGTAGAGTCCGGATGGGTTTTTGGTCAAACCAGACATGAAGGTTATCACTATTTTAGTATGTACTCTCCTGAAGTAGGATTTAATAAAGTTGTGCGGGGTTCTTGGAATGCAATAAATTATGGCGAACCTAATTATCAGGATAGCGGAACTTGGACAGCGACTCTTCAGGGAACACCTATGCCGGAACCTTTAACCTTATTGGGAACAAGCACAGCCATAGGATTTGGACTTCTTTTCAAAAAGAAGGTTTCTAAATAATGGTTGACTTCTCAGTAAATTCTTAAGTTCATCATACCTTATTTTTAAATGGCTACTTCTTTCTTTAATGGTTTAGTCTCAGAATTTTAAGCTAAATTTAAATATTATTTGATTATACGGCTAAATAAAGACCAATAAAGCAAGCTGACTAAGCTCTATAAAATTCAAATGAAAGATTTTTTTGACTTTGAAACAGATTTTGTTGATTCTCTGCGATGTATCCCCATGCAGGTAAGAATGAAACTCGACACCTGCGGCGTAAAACTGAAATTATCTCACTGGAGTCAGTTTAGCCAACCGGAACGTCAAGAACTGGTTAAACGGCCTTGTAGTACCCCCGAGGAAAGTCAACGCTATCGAGACTTTCTGCAAAACCTGATTACCCAAAAAACCGGCGCACCAGCAAAAGAGTTAGAAATTGATCCTCATCCCCCTTGGATAGATACTAAAGACATCCCTGAAACAGTACAAGAAAAAGCGGCTGAATTTGATGTTACTCTGACTCTCCAACAGTGGCAGCAATTAACGCCTTTACAACGATTTGCACTGATTAAACTAAGTCGTCCTTCTCATGAAAATCTCAACTTTTATCCGGCTTTAAAAGAGTTTCAATTAATTAGTCAATAGTCAGTAGTCAGGAGTTTTTATTCAAAAGTATACTATGGGCTAACAACTAACTAAATAGAATCTGGTTCAATACCCAATTCTCGCAGACGTTCAGCCATTGCTTGTAATCTTTGCTCCTGTTGCTCTCTAAGCAGTCTTTCTTGAACTAAAGCTAATTCGGCTTGTTCTGCTCGCTCCTTTTCTAATATAGCTCTTTCACGGCCAGTTAACAGTAAATTGCCCTGATTATCCCACCAGCGCAACCAAGTCTGACTTAAATTTTGGTAATTCCCTCGCCATAATCCTAATTCTATTTCTAAGGGAAAAATAGGATAATGTCCCCGTTCATTGGATTCTAAAAGTTGATAACCTCCATCAACAAAATGATAAACTTCTAATCTCTCATTTCTGATCTCATAAATTCCATAAAAGGGAATTCGCATAATTTGTTCATAAACCCAAAATTTACCAGGTCTAATATTTTCTCTTAAATTAGTGGCAGAAAGAGGCGTTTTATCTCGTTCTTCTTCCCCATCTCCACTGGCAAATTCTAAAGCAATTAAAGGAGTTCTATACTCTCGCCAAAGAACATAAGAACGGCGAATCTGTCCATCTAAAGTAGGAGGAACACCAGGAACAAAAAACCAATCGGGTGCTTCTGCGCCTTTTTCAGGAGGATCAGTTTCTCGCCAATAAATCCCACAATCTTGACCTATAGCATACTGTCCATCAGGGTATAATCGCTCTAAAACTGGGCCAAGAGAATCAGTTAAAATGATGCTTTGGGGATGTTCCTGAAAGTTTTTCACAAAAGTACCGTCAGATTCCGGAAGTTGGGTGTGGTCCGGAAATGGTGGCGGTAAATCAATACTCTTAGAAGATTGTATCATGCTCTATTTTCCCCAACATTTGAGTATATTTTGATGTTAACTTACTCAGTTTGAAAACCGGCAAATTAGCACAGCCGCTAATCTCGTAAAACATACCCAACACCCCGAATAGTTTGAATAAGCCGCTTCTCTCCATTCTCTTCGAGTTTTAAGCGTAAATAACGGACATAGACCTCAATAATATTAGAATCTCCCATGAAATCATAGCCCCATACCCGTTCTAAAATTTGGTCACGGGTGAGAACTTGGCGGGGATGAGACATTAAATATTCTAATAATTCAAACTCTTTAGCCGTCAATTCAATTAAACGGTTAGCGCGATAAACTTCTCGGGTACTGCGGTTAAGTCGTAAATCATTAAATAAAATTTCCTCGGGGTTTTCTTCTTGTGTACGTCGTAAATTAGCCCGAACTCTTGCCAGTAATTCCTCTAAACTAAAGGGTTTAACAATATAATCATCTGCGCCGGCATCTAAACCCGTCACGCGATCACTAATTTCATCTTTAGCCGTTAATAAAATAATCGGAACTTTATCCCCGGTTTGCCGCAGCCGCTTACAAATTTCTAACCCAGAAATTCCTGGTAACATCCAATCCAATAAAATTAAATCGGGATGAGATTCTCTAGCCGCCGTTAACCCGGCTAACCCATCTGGGGCAACAGTGACAGTATAACCCTCATATTTAAGCTCTAATTCAATAAATTGAGCGAGTTTAGCTTCATCTTCGACAACTAGGATATGAGCAGCCATAGAAATTCAAAAAAATTAATTTTAGTAAAACTTTTGGGTTTATTATTATGCTATTAAATTCAAATTTCTAATGACTAATGACTAATGACTAATGACTAATGACTATAATTAATGTTTAGGCATACGCAACGAAGAAGGACGAATCGGACCTAATAAACGATTCAGTGTCCGTAACTGTTCAGCCGTTCCCATACAGATGAGCAAATCTCCGGCCATTAAAATTGTATCGCCTGTAGGACCAGCAATCAGATGACCATCAGCGCGACGAATAGCCAAAACTAAAGCCCCCGTTTGTAACCTTAAACGAGCATCCCTCAGAGGTTGACCCACACAGGGACAAACATCCGGATCTAGTAAAAATTCCTCCATATAAAAGGCCCGGTCAGTTCCCGTGAGGATACCATCCACAAAATCCATCACTTGAGGCCTTAAGGCCGCCGCCGCTAATCGTCTTCCGCCAGTAATATAGGGAGAAACCACCGCATCAGCCCCCGCCCGTTGAAGCTTTTGTACTGCCTCTTCGGTACTTGCCCGGGCGATGGCTCGAATTTTCGGATTAAGGGTTTTAGCTGATAGCACCGTATAGAGATTTTCAGCATCTGAGGGAAGGGCAGAAACCAGACAAACCGCCTGCTCAATTTTAGCTTGAATTAATAACGCATCTAGGGTGGCATCCCCCTGAATCGCAATATAGCCTTTTTGTTTGGCCGCCTCTACTTGTTCAGATTGAAGTTCAATGACGATAAAAGGAATTTTCTCGGCTTCAAATTCTAAAGCCACGTGACGCGCCGTGCGTCCATAGCCACAGAGAATATAATGATCTGTTAACTTTTCAATCAAGCGTTTCTCCTGCCTTGTGCGTAGTCCATCTTGAAAATACCCTTGAATGATCGCCTCAGTTACCCGATTGACGATGTATCCAATTGTAATCACTCCTGTTAAAATTAAGCCCATTGTAAATAGGCGTGAGCGCTCATCAAGCGGCTGAATTTCTCCGAACCCCACTGTCGTCAGCGTGATCGTGGTCATATAAGCCGCGTCTAACCATGTCCACTGTTCGACAAATCGATACCAAAAAGTGCCGATGAGAAAAACTCCTACCACTAATAGGATACCGATGAGCAATTCCTGTTTTAAGCGTCTATATTTGTCCTCAAAGCTGTACAAAGTTATTATCCCCCCACCCCCAAGCAGTTTAAATCTTCAGTAAGATCAAAATATTGTTTAAAGCTGATCAAACAGAGGTGTCTCCTCTAATACTTATTACAATTGCCCATAGAGCATAAATTTACAGGAGCCAATTGTGAGTCCAGAAATTTTACTTGATAATCCTTCTGCACCTTCTACCTCCAGTGATATCGTAACCCATCCTTTTGATCAAGATCAGTTCGATACCTACGTCATGAATACCTATGCCCGCTTTCCCATCGCCATTGAGAAAGGACAGGGGTGTCGGGTGTGGGATACACAAGGAAGCGAGTATCTTGATTTTGTGGCGGGAATTGCCACTTGTACCCTAGGCTATTCCCATCCGGCTTTGGTTGAAACCGTCTCTCAACAAATTCAAAAATTACATCACGTTTCTAACCTTTTTTACATTCCTGAACAGGGTGAACTGGCTAAGTGGATAGTAGACCATTCCTGTGCCGATAAAGTGTTCTTCTGCAATTCTGGAGCAGAAGCTAATGAAGCCGCCATTAAATTAGTTCGTAAATATGCCCATACGGTTTTAGATTTTCTCGATCAACCTGTTATTTTAACCGCTAAAGCCAGTTTTCATGGTCGAACCCTGGCAACTATTACCGCTACTGGACAAGCCAAATATCAAAAAGATTTTGACCCTTTAGTACCAGGGTTTGAATATGTTCCCTACAACGATATTGATGCAGTTAAAAATGCGATCGCTGATATTGATGAAGGTAACCGCCGTGTAGCCGCCATTATGTTAGAACCTTTACAAGGGGAAGGTGGGGTGCGTCCTGGAGATATCGACTATTTCTTGCGTCTGCGAAAGATTTGCGATGAAAATAATATTCTCTTAGTCTTTGATGAAGTTCAAGTGGGTGTGGGACGTAGTGGCAAATTATGGGGTTATGAGAATTTAGGGGTTGAACCAGATATCTTTACCAGTGCCAAAGGACTTGCCGGCGGTATTCCCATTGGGGCGA is from Gloeothece verrucosa PCC 7822 and encodes:
- a CDS encoding PEP-CTERM sorting domain-containing protein, coding for MINIKHLMTTTSGAVLISTLLVPNPSLAVNIKTWNLKFFDGTNKLVGTGEFSYNQDQRYFIQTNIYSEEWYYENGYYDQQTGEILPPPPKGFKVKTLLTNFEATIKLRPLFFDPQGGTDVDFVVDSWGLDNLGVRWWKDPSVPVSMGNQYYDDYDYYDEEYVVESGWVFGQTRHEGYHYFSMYSPEVGFNKVVRGSWNAINYGEPNYQDSGTWTATLQGTPMPEPLTLLGTSTAIGFGLLFKKKVSK
- a CDS encoding nitrate reductase associated protein; the encoded protein is MKDFFDFETDFVDSLRCIPMQVRMKLDTCGVKLKLSHWSQFSQPERQELVKRPCSTPEESQRYRDFLQNLITQKTGAPAKELEIDPHPPWIDTKDIPETVQEKAAEFDVTLTLQQWQQLTPLQRFALIKLSRPSHENLNFYPALKEFQLISQ
- a CDS encoding Uma2 family endonuclease translates to MIQSSKSIDLPPPFPDHTQLPESDGTFVKNFQEHPQSIILTDSLGPVLERLYPDGQYAIGQDCGIYWRETDPPEKGAEAPDWFFVPGVPPTLDGQIRRSYVLWREYRTPLIALEFASGDGEEERDKTPLSATNLRENIRPGKFWVYEQIMRIPFYGIYEIRNERLEVYHFVDGGYQLLESNERGHYPIFPLEIELGLWRGNYQNLSQTWLRWWDNQGNLLLTGRERAILEKERAEQAELALVQERLLREQQEQRLQAMAERLRELGIEPDSI
- a CDS encoding response regulator transcription factor — its product is MAAHILVVEDEAKLAQFIELELKYEGYTVTVAPDGLAGLTAARESHPDLILLDWMLPGISGLEICKRLRQTGDKVPIILLTAKDEISDRVTGLDAGADDYIVKPFSLEELLARVRANLRRTQEENPEEILFNDLRLNRSTREVYRANRLIELTAKEFELLEYLMSHPRQVLTRDQILERVWGYDFMGDSNIIEVYVRYLRLKLEENGEKRLIQTIRGVGYVLRD
- a CDS encoding potassium channel protein, encoding MTLYSFEDKYRRLKQELLIGILLVVGVFLIGTFWYRFVEQWTWLDAAYMTTITLTTVGFGEIQPLDERSRLFTMGLILTGVITIGYIVNRVTEAIIQGYFQDGLRTRQEKRLIEKLTDHYILCGYGRTARHVALEFEAEKIPFIVIELQSEQVEAAKQKGYIAIQGDATLDALLIQAKIEQAVCLVSALPSDAENLYTVLSAKTLNPKIRAIARASTEEAVQKLQRAGADAVVSPYITGGRRLAAAALRPQVMDFVDGILTGTDRAFYMEEFLLDPDVCPCVGQPLRDARLRLQTGALVLAIRRADGHLIAGPTGDTILMAGDLLICMGTAEQLRTLNRLLGPIRPSSLRMPKH
- a CDS encoding aspartate aminotransferase family protein is translated as MSPEILLDNPSAPSTSSDIVTHPFDQDQFDTYVMNTYARFPIAIEKGQGCRVWDTQGSEYLDFVAGIATCTLGYSHPALVETVSQQIQKLHHVSNLFYIPEQGELAKWIVDHSCADKVFFCNSGAEANEAAIKLVRKYAHTVLDFLDQPVILTAKASFHGRTLATITATGQAKYQKDFDPLVPGFEYVPYNDIDAVKNAIADIDEGNRRVAAIMLEPLQGEGGVRPGDIDYFLRLRKICDENNILLVFDEVQVGVGRSGKLWGYENLGVEPDIFTSAKGLAGGIPIGAMMCKKFCDVFQPGTHASTFGGNPFACAAALSVLKTIEQDNILQNVQARGEQLRTRLRAIQQKYPHLFTDVRGWGLINGMEISESTELTSADLVKAAMAEGLLLAPAGPKVLRFVPPLIVSEEEIDQAVSKLETAIAQTV